A stretch of the Aegilops tauschii subsp. strangulata cultivar AL8/78 chromosome 4, Aet v6.0, whole genome shotgun sequence genome encodes the following:
- the LOC109775772 gene encoding receptor-like serine/threonine-protein kinase At2g45590 gives MPSRQPPPPDASPPPAAAAAAVVGGLGPPARHQLPASAVASAAASAAAAALLLAAFALFVWLRRGRKKRAAAAASTAGARMQPAPDLRRLSYQQLRRATGSFAAGSKLGQGGFGPVFRGALPRSGQPVAVKVMNAAGSLQGEREFHNELSLASHLVGSGHASTPSILLPFAYSLSAHPCRRRMMLVYDLMPNGSLQDALLGKRCPELVSEWPRRLAVARDVAAALHYLHFVVHPPVIHGDVKPSNVLLDSELRARLSDFGLARIKSEEEDELDSGVLGDNAVGNGNPGGGCHDDASMAGESMTAIVVNGEDGATKSPEDDEGFTTASHAEAASTSGCDKTSVGSGFNGRTCNGGGAAASGARSDWWWRQDNAAGSGGGGVKDYVMEWIRSEIKKERPKSDWISGASTTTPTTSAEKKKPKRRAREWWREEYAEELTKKQKRQAIAKSKSDAGVMTGLQWWEKDCDLEEKGRSRWRMMKSWSRRSSNGNGNSTIDWWADGVRSSKDWASTEFVPKSGGAVSSTPSMRGTVCYVAPEYGGGGPLSEKCDMYSFGVLLLVLISGRRPLQVTASPMSEFEKASLISWARHLAHVGRLLDLVDSALLDVNRDQALLCITVALLCIQRSPTRRPSSEEALEMLSGEGEPPHLPVEFSPSPPGGFPLRSRRKGR, from the coding sequence ATGCCCTCgcgccagcccccgccgcccgaTGCCTCCCCGcccccggccgccgccgccgcggccgtcGTCGGGGGCCTCGGACCTCCCGCCCGCCACCAGCTCCCGGCCTCCGCGGTGGCCTCCGCCGCGGCCTCGGCCGCCGCGGCGGCGCTTCTCCTGGCGGCCTTCGCCCTGTTCGTTTGGCTGCGGCGAGGGAGGAAAaagcgggccgcggcggcggcgtcgaccGCGGGCGCGAGGATGCAGCCCGCGCCCGACCTGCGGAGGTTGTCGTACCAGCAGCTGCGGCGCGCCACGGGCAGCTTCGCGGCCGGGAGCAAGCTCGGGCAGGGCGGATTCGGCCCCGTCTTCCGCGGCGCGCTGCCCAGGTCGGGCCAGCCCGTGGCCGTCAAGGTCATGAACGCCGCGGGGTCCCTCCAGGGCGAGCGCGAGTTCCACAACGAGCTCTCCCTCGCCTCCCACCTCGTCGGCTCCGGCCACGCCTCCACGCCCTCCATCCTCCTGCCCTTCGCCTactcgctctccgcgcacccctGCCGCCGCCGGATGATGCTCGTCTACGACCTCATGCCCAACGGGTCGCTGCAGGACGCGCTGCTGGGGAAGAGGTGCCCCGAGCTGGTGTCCGAGtggccgcgccgcctcgccgtcgcTCGCGACGTGGCCGCCGCGCTCCATTACCTCCATTTCGTTGTGCATCCGCCGGTGATTCATGGGGATGTCAAGCCTAGCAATGTGTTGCTGGATAGCGAGCTCCGTGCTCGCCTCTCAGATTTCGGGCTGGCGCGGATCAAgtctgaagaagaagatgagttAGATAGTGGTGTACTTGGGGACAATGCGGTTGGAAATGGAAATCCAGGTGGTGGATGCCATGATGATGCATCAATGGCCGGCGAGAGCATGACTGCTATTGTAGTGAATGGGGAAGACGGTGCCACCAAGTCTCCAGAGGATGATGAGGGGTTTACCACTGCCTCACATGCAGAGGCGGCATCAACTTCCGGATGTGATAAAACTAGTGTTGGTAGTGGATTCAATGGTCGAACCTGCAATGGTGGGGGTGCTGCAGCATCAGGAGCTAGGAGTGACTGGTGGTGGCGTCAAGATAATGCTGCCggcagtggtggtggtggtgtcaAGGATTATGTGATGGAATGGATTAGGTCGGAGATCAAGAAGGAGAGACCAAAGAGCGATTGGATTTCCGGAGCGTCTACGACCACCCCTACCACCTCAGCAGAAAAGAAGAAACCAAAGCGTAGGGCACGGGAGTGGTGGCGTGAGGAGTATGCCGAGGAACTCACCAAGAAGCAAAAACGGCAGGCAATTGCTAAGTCAAAGAGTGATGCTGGCGTGATGACTGGCTTGCAGTGGTGGGAGAAGGATTGTGATTTAGAGGAGAAGGGACGTTCAAGGTGGAGGATGATGAAAAGCTGGAGTCGGAGGAGCAGCAATGGCAATGGCAATAGCACCATTGATTGGTGGGCTGACGGTGTAAGGAGTAGCAAAGATTGGGCTAGTACAGAATTTGTACCTAAGAGTGGTGGAGCAGTGAGCAGCACACCAAGCATGCGTGGCACAGTCTGTTATGTGGCTCCTGAGTATGGTGGCGGCGGGCCTCTATCAGAGAAATGCGATATGTACAGCTTCGGTGTTTTGTTGTTAGTTCTTATTTCTGGACGCCGCCCACTCCAAGTGACGGCCTCGCCCATGTCTGAGTTTGAGAAGGCGAGTCTGATTTCATGGGCGAGGCATCTCGCCCATGTTGGCCGCTTGCTTGATCTTGTGGACTCTGCACTCCTGGATGTTAACCGTGACCAGGCGCTGCTATGCATCACTGTCGCACTCCTGTGTATCCAGAGGTCGCCAACCCGTCGCCCATCAAGCGAGGAGGCGCTTGAAATGCTCTCTGGTGAGGGTGAACCACCACATCTCCCTGTAGAATTCTCACCGTCGCCTCCTGGTGGGTTCCCTTTGAGATCCCGCAGGAAAGGCCGGTGA